The Flavobacterium galactosidilyticum nucleotide sequence GCCGAAGGACCAATAGTTAAAGATAGAGGCTCTTTCTTAATAGGAGGTAGAAGTTCCTACGCCCATTTATTCTTAAAACTGTCTGAAAAACAAAAAAATAACGCTGCATATTTTTATGACTTAAACACTAAATTAAGTTATAAATTAAATCCTAACAACAATTTATATTTATCCAGTTATTTTGGTAGAGATGTATTTTCGTTAAACAAAAGCTTTACTAATATTTATGGAAATTCTACTTTAAACTTGCGATGGAATCACTTATTCTCTGATAAATTGTTCTCGAATTTATCGCTGATTTACAGCGATTATTATTACGGATTGGATTTAGATTTTGTTGGTTTCAAATGGGATTCTGGTATAAAAAACTACAATATCAAGTACGATTTCAAAAATTACATTTCCGATAAATTCAAATTAAACTATGGTGCAAATGGAATTTATTACCAATTCAATCCAGGAACTATAAAGCCCTCTAACGAAAATTCAGGAATCAACTTTGATCAATTAGATAAGAAATACGCATTTGAACCCGCATTATATCTAAATGCTGATCACGAAATTTCTGATAAAATATCAGTTTCCTACGGTCTGCGTTACAGTTTATTCTACCGTTTGGGGCAATCAACTGTAAATATTTATGAAAATAACAATCCGGTAACTTTTAATCCTGATTTACAGATTTATGAAAAAGCAACTCCAATAGGAACAAAATACTACGAAAAAAACAAAGCTATAAAATCCTATAACAACTTCGAACCTCGTTTTTCTTTTGCGTACCAACTCAATGATGATCAATCAATAAAAACGAGTTATAACAGAATGGTTCAGTATTTACAGTTGATTTCAAATACGTCATCACCTACTCCACTTGATATCTGGACGCCTAGTGACAATTTTATAAAACCACAAATCGCTGACCAAGTGGCCCTGGGTTATTTCAGAAACTTTAAAGACGGTGATTATTCATTGGAAGTTGAAACCTACTATAAGAAAGTAAAAAACAGATTGGATTATATTGACGGAGCAAATTTAATTGCAAATAAAGCAATTGAGCAAGTCGTATTAAATGGTCAATTACGCTCTTACGGATTAGAACTAATGTTCAAGAAAAATGAAGGTCGATTAAATGGTTGGATTTCCTATACACTATCAAAATCCGAACAACAAACTCCTGGAAGAACAGCTGCTGAGACAGGAATTAACAATGGCGCTTGGTACAATTCAGTTTATGACAAAACGCACAATCTCGCTATTACAAGTGCTTATAATCTTAATGAAAAATGGTCTTTTGGAGCAAATTTTGCCCTGCAAACTGGTCAACCAGCTACTTTTCCAAATGGCAGGTACGAATACCTAGGTATTGCAGTTCCTAGTTATGGATTGCGAAATGAAAATAGACTTCCAGCCTATCATCACTTAGATATTTCTGCAACGCTAACACCAACAAAAAATGCGAGTAGAAAATGGAAAGGTGAATGGGTTTTTAGCATTTACAACTTGTACAATCGCAAAAATGCCGCTTCTATCAATTTCAGACAAAATGCAGATTCTGGAAATAACGAAGCCATAAAAACTTCTATTTTCGGAATAGTTCCAGCAGTTAGTTATAACTTCAAACTTTAAGTACAGTAGCTCTAAAAAGGGTGAACAAAAAAATAAATATCATGAAAAAATTAACATTATACATAGTACTTTTTTTGGCTATTATATCAAGTAGCTGCGAAGATGTAATTGCCTTAGATTTGAATACTGCTCCACCTAAACTAGTTGTTACTGCAGCTATCAATTGGAAAAAAGGAACATCTGGCAAACAACAAAAAGTGACTTTAACGACAACTACTGGTTTTTACAGCACGGAAATCCCACGAGTTTCTCAAGCAACCGTTACAATTAAAAATAGCAATAATGTAGTGTTTAACTTCGTAGAATCTGCTGTTAAGGGTGAATATATTTGCAATAATTTTATTCCAGTTTTAGATGAAACGTATACATTGACCGTTATTAGCAAAGGGGCTACTTACACAGCAACAGAGACCCTTAAACCAGTTCCTCCTATAACAGAAATCATTCAGAACGATAAAGGCGGCTTTACTGGAGACCAGATTGAAATCAAAACATTTTACATGGATCCTGCAAACGAAACCAATTATTACCTTTATAAATACGCATATTCCAACCAAATAAAATCAAATTTTTATGTGGATTACGATGAATTTTTCAACGGAAATAAATTTTTTAGTATTTCCCAAAATGATGAATTAAAAATAGGCGATAAAATTGAAGTTACCCATTACGGCATTTCAAAACCGTACTACAATTATATGAATATTTTAGTTACTATTTCAAGCAACAGCGGCGGAAGCCCTTTTCAGTCGCCACCAGCTACCGTAAAAGGAAATATTATCAACACTACAAATACTGCTGATTTCCCATTGGGCTATTTCTCGTTAAGCGAAGTCGATGTGAAAAATTACACTATACAATAATCAGTGTAAGTTTAAGGAGCAAATCCGGATTTCCATTTCAAGTTCTCTTGCCAAAAAAGTTTTTATCTATTGTCCTTGCAAGAGCTTGCTCTGGTCGCTTTGGAAGAACAAGAAAAAATACTTTTTCACTGCGAGAAGCTTTTCATTGCAATCCGGGCTAGGCGTATTGGTTTTCAGTTGCTATTTTTTTACCTAACTTTACAATCTACAAATCAAAAAATATTTATTTCTTATCTAGAAAATCTGAAATCTGAAATCTGAAATCAAAATTCTAAAATCTAAAATCTCAATGTCCTCACACCATATCGTACCCGACGACCAAGAACCTGCTTTAATCATTGCTAATGGTGCTGCATGCCATCCTGAACTGTTAGGACAATTATTAGAATGGTCTCCTTTAGTTATTGTATTAGACTCTGCGATGGAAAGAGTAATGGAATTAGACATAAAAGTTGATGTTCTCTTAGGAGATTTTGATCGTGGATTTAATCCAGAACAATATCAAACGTCACAATATCCTATTGAAATAATTCATACACCGGATCAAAACAAAACAGATTTAGAAAAGGCATTTGATTATTTAATAGATAGGAAAATCCCAGCTGTAAATGTTGTTTGGGCTACAGGAAAAAGAGCTGATCACACTATTACTAATATTACGAACATAACAAGATACCGCGAGACATTAAAAATTGTTATTCTCGATGACCATTCTAAAATTTTTTTATTACCTAAAAAATTTGAAAAATGGTACACCGCAAATACTCCTATTTCGTTAATTCCTGTCGGTCAAGTTACAGGAATACATTCTGAAAATTTGTTTTATCCATTACAAGATGACTCCTTAACTATAGGTTATAGAACCGGTAGTAGTAACCGAGTTACTAAAGATGGCATAGTAAAAATTCAACACGACAAAGGTGATTTATTGATGATGGAATGTATGGATTAGTATTGAAATCCTAATTAAAATTATCTTCTATATTGATAAAAAGAGAATACCTATCTTTGCATCGAAATATAGAAAATGAAAGCGAAAACCAATTCAGAAAAGACGAATTTACATCCACGAAATCTTGATAGATTTGGATACAATTTTGAACAATTAATTAATGTTTCTCCTGAACTACAACAATTTGTTGCAGTCAACCAGCACGACATTGACTCGAGCTATAGCGAACAGGCGAAGCAAACCATAGATTTTAGTAATCCTGAGGCTGTAAAAGAACTCAATAGGGCGTTGCTAATACACCATCACAACATTCAAGATTGGGATATTCCTCAAAACTATCTTTGCCCTCCAATTCCCGGAAGAGCTGATTACCTGCATTACATTGCTGATTTATTAGCCACAACGAATAATGGAATAATCCCTGAAGGCGAGCTCGTTCAAGGATTAGATATAGGTATAGGAGCAAATTGTATTTATCCTATTATTGGAAATTCCGCTTATGGCTGGAGTTTTGTTGGAACTGATATTGATGAAAATGCTCTTCAGAACTGTAAAAAAATAATAGCTAGTAATCCAAAACTTATGGATCCTATTAGTTTACAATTGCAAACCGAATCTCGTTTTATATTCAAAAATATAATTACCCCAGAAGACCGATTTGCTTTTACTATTTGCAATCCCCCATTTCATTCTTCTCAAGATGAAGCTACTAAAAGTTCGCTACGCAAAGTAAATAATCTAGAATCGAGAAACGTCATTACTAAAACCACTAAACCTGTTTTAAATTTTGGTGGACACAATGCTGAATTGTGGTGTGAAGGTGGTGAACTAGGATTTATCACTCAAATGGCTTACGAAAGTGCTAAATACCCAATGCAATGTTTATGGTTTACAACTTTGGTATCCAAAAAAGAAAACCTTTCGAGCATTTATAAAACCTTAAACAAGGTAAGTGCTGTCGAAATTAAAACAATTGATATGGCTCAAGGCCAAAAGACCAGTCGAATTGTCGCTTGGACATTTATGAGCCCAGCCCAACAAAAAGCGTGGAAATTTGAGTAATAAAAAATATCTCTTAGTCATAAGAAATTCATTTACATTACATTAAATATTAAATTCTTTATCATATCACGAAAAACAATATGATAAATTGTGATTACGTGAAAACCGGAACGAAAAAAGAATAATTCAACAATTAATACATGTTTAGTTAGAAAAAAGTAATTTTAACGTTATTTATGTAGTATTTTAGCACTCATAACCATAAATAACTAACTATGAAAAGATTTTTAATTATTCTAACCTTAATTTTCTCGGTCGTATTGACCGCGCAGGAAATTAAAATTTCTGGTGTAGTCACCGATGAATCGAAAGCCACTTTACCCGGTGTAACCATTATCGTTAAAGGTACAAAAAAGGGAACTACATCAGATAGTGATGGTAAGTACACAATGAGCGCAAATAATGGTGATGTTTTACAGTTTTCCTATGTAGGACTTGAAACTAAATCAGTTACTGTGCGAGGAGCCATCATAAATGTCACTTTAACAGGAAGTGGTGAAACTTTGCAAGATGTAGTGGTCATGGGAACTCGTAACCCTACACGTACAGTGACAGAATCTGCAGTACCTATTGATGTAATTGCAATGAAAGATATCGCATCGCAAGGACCACAAATTAACTTAACTCAAATTTTGAACATGGTTGCGCCTTCATTTACGTCTAACTCTACGACTGTAGCAGATGGAACGGATCATATTGACCCAGCGCAATTAAGAGGTTTAGGACCAGATCAAGTTTTAGTTTTGGTAAACGGAAAAAGAAGACATACTTCTTCTTTAGTAAATATAAATGGCTCCCCTGGTAGAGGATCGGTAGGAACAGATTTGAATGCTATTCCTTCTTTCGCTATCGAAAAAATCGAAGTTTTAAGAGATGGTGCCTCAGCACAATATGGATCTGATGCTATTGCTGGTGTAATTAACATTAATGTAAAGAAAAACACCAACAAATTAGATGTAAATCTTTTCTCGGGAGGAAACTTTTCTAAAGGAGCAAACGACCATTCTGGTGGAGTTGACGGTGGAAATTATCAATTAGATTTAAACTACGGAACAGGTCTTGGTAAAGAAAAAAGTTTCATCAATGCTACCGCAAGTTTCCAATTAAGAGATGCTACTAGCAGAGCGAAAGATGTAACTGGAACTTTATTTAATGCCTATAATGCAATAGAAGATAGGGCTGCAGCAGCAGGAACCAATATCAATGCTTTATTTGGTAACATTACAAATACGCCAAACGCAGCGCAAATATTAACTGCAATAAAAACATATTCTCCATCCGTAAGTTATTTTACAGCGGCACAGCAAACTGCAATCAGTGGAGCAACTACAATTGCACAAATGCAAACTGCTTTAAACTTTGATGCTACAGCAGGTGAATTAGCGTATAGAGGTTTAGAAAGAAAAGATTTTAATATGAAAGTTGGACAATCTTCTCTTAAAAGTGCTCAAGTATTTTTGAACGCTGCTTATCCTATAAATGATAAACTTGAAGCGTATGCTTTTGGAGGAACAAGCTATAGAGATGGTGAGGCCGCAGGTTTCTACAGAAGACCGAATCAATCAAGAGGGTATTCTGGATTGTATCCAAATGGTTTTTTACCTGAAATTCATACTACAATTAATGACGTTTCGATTGCTGCTGGTCTTAGAGGATTAATTTTTGAAAGCTGGAACTTTGATTTAAGCAATACTTTCGGAAAAAACTCAATAGATTACTCTATTGAAAATACGGTGAATTCATCAATGAGAGAAAATTCTCCAACGAAATTTGATTCAGGTGGTTTGGCTTTCGCCCAAAACACAACTAATTTTGACGTAAACCGTAAATTTGGAAATTTGAACGTTGCATTTGGTGCAGAGTATCGTCATGAAAATTTTACAATAAATGAAGGTGTGCCAGATTCATATAACTTGTATGACATTACAGGAGGTATTGTAACTGGAACGACACCAGCTAATATCAAAGTGACTGACTTTTATAACTCAGCAAGACCAGGTGGAGCACAAGTTTTCCCAGGATTTAGACCAGCAAATGCTGTTGACAAAGGTCGTAATAGTTATGCTTTATATACCGATTTAGAATACGATGTTACTGATAAATGGTTATTAAACGGAGCACTTCGTTTTGAAAACTATTCTGATTTTGGAAATACAACTAACTTTAAAGTAGCAACTCGTTATAAATTAACGGATAATATTAATTTACGTGGAGCGGTTTCGACAGGTTTTAGAGCACCTTCATTGCACCAAATCTACTTTAATTCAACAGCTACCCAATTCGTAGGTGGAGTACCGTTTGAAGTTGGAACATTTAGCAACGACTCACAACCTGCACAATTATTGGGAATTCCAAAATTAAAGCAAGAGGAATCTAAAAGTGCAAGTATCGGTTTTACTGCCAAAATTCCGTCGGCAAATCTTACTTTAACTGCCGATGCTTACATTGTACAAATTGATGATAGAGTCGTTCTTACAGATCAATTTTCAAGACCAGGAGGAAATCCAGCGCCAGGAACTGCAAATGCAAATTTAAATGCTTTGTTTGATACTGCTGGTGCAACTGCTGCTACTTTCTTTGCTAATGCTATTGACACGGAATCAAAAGGTAT carries:
- a CDS encoding TonB-dependent receptor, whose protein sequence is MFIKKHVLLFVIILFATTAFAQEKFTISGTIMDANTNETLIGVNIIIPQLKTGVTTNEYGFYSITVPQGMHTIQVSSLGYITVEEAISLNTNSKKNFNLYSNETALKEVIVSGNNTKIDIKKPEMSVNKLSISAIKKMPVVLGEVDIIKSLLLLPGVTNAGEGASGFNVRGGGADQNLILLDEATIFNSSHVFGFFSVFNPDAIKDLKLYKGGIPARYGGRASSVLDIYQKDGSSKGFHVNGGIGLISSRILAEGPIVKDRGSFLIGGRSSYAHLFLKLSEKQKNNAAYFYDLNTKLSYKLNPNNNLYLSSYFGRDVFSLNKSFTNIYGNSTLNLRWNHLFSDKLFSNLSLIYSDYYYGLDLDFVGFKWDSGIKNYNIKYDFKNYISDKFKLNYGANGIYYQFNPGTIKPSNENSGINFDQLDKKYAFEPALYLNADHEISDKISVSYGLRYSLFYRLGQSTVNIYENNNPVTFNPDLQIYEKATPIGTKYYEKNKAIKSYNNFEPRFSFAYQLNDDQSIKTSYNRMVQYLQLISNTSSPTPLDIWTPSDNFIKPQIADQVALGYFRNFKDGDYSLEVETYYKKVKNRLDYIDGANLIANKAIEQVVLNGQLRSYGLELMFKKNEGRLNGWISYTLSKSEQQTPGRTAAETGINNGAWYNSVYDKTHNLAITSAYNLNEKWSFGANFALQTGQPATFPNGRYEYLGIAVPSYGLRNENRLPAYHHLDISATLTPTKNASRKWKGEWVFSIYNLYNRKNAASINFRQNADSGNNEAIKTSIFGIVPAVSYNFKL
- a CDS encoding DUF4249 domain-containing protein gives rise to the protein MKKLTLYIVLFLAIISSSCEDVIALDLNTAPPKLVVTAAINWKKGTSGKQQKVTLTTTTGFYSTEIPRVSQATVTIKNSNNVVFNFVESAVKGEYICNNFIPVLDETYTLTVISKGATYTATETLKPVPPITEIIQNDKGGFTGDQIEIKTFYMDPANETNYYLYKYAYSNQIKSNFYVDYDEFFNGNKFFSISQNDELKIGDKIEVTHYGISKPYYNYMNILVTISSNSGGSPFQSPPATVKGNIINTTNTADFPLGYFSLSEVDVKNYTIQ
- a CDS encoding thiamine diphosphokinase gives rise to the protein MSSHHIVPDDQEPALIIANGAACHPELLGQLLEWSPLVIVLDSAMERVMELDIKVDVLLGDFDRGFNPEQYQTSQYPIEIIHTPDQNKTDLEKAFDYLIDRKIPAVNVVWATGKRADHTITNITNITRYRETLKIVILDDHSKIFLLPKKFEKWYTANTPISLIPVGQVTGIHSENLFYPLQDDSLTIGYRTGSSNRVTKDGIVKIQHDKGDLLMMECMD
- the rlmF gene encoding 23S rRNA (adenine(1618)-N(6))-methyltransferase RlmF; protein product: MKAKTNSEKTNLHPRNLDRFGYNFEQLINVSPELQQFVAVNQHDIDSSYSEQAKQTIDFSNPEAVKELNRALLIHHHNIQDWDIPQNYLCPPIPGRADYLHYIADLLATTNNGIIPEGELVQGLDIGIGANCIYPIIGNSAYGWSFVGTDIDENALQNCKKIIASNPKLMDPISLQLQTESRFIFKNIITPEDRFAFTICNPPFHSSQDEATKSSLRKVNNLESRNVITKTTKPVLNFGGHNAELWCEGGELGFITQMAYESAKYPMQCLWFTTLVSKKENLSSIYKTLNKVSAVEIKTIDMAQGQKTSRIVAWTFMSPAQQKAWKFE
- a CDS encoding TonB-dependent receptor; this translates as MKRFLIILTLIFSVVLTAQEIKISGVVTDESKATLPGVTIIVKGTKKGTTSDSDGKYTMSANNGDVLQFSYVGLETKSVTVRGAIINVTLTGSGETLQDVVVMGTRNPTRTVTESAVPIDVIAMKDIASQGPQINLTQILNMVAPSFTSNSTTVADGTDHIDPAQLRGLGPDQVLVLVNGKRRHTSSLVNINGSPGRGSVGTDLNAIPSFAIEKIEVLRDGASAQYGSDAIAGVININVKKNTNKLDVNLFSGGNFSKGANDHSGGVDGGNYQLDLNYGTGLGKEKSFINATASFQLRDATSRAKDVTGTLFNAYNAIEDRAAAAGTNINALFGNITNTPNAAQILTAIKTYSPSVSYFTAAQQTAISGATTIAQMQTALNFDATAGELAYRGLERKDFNMKVGQSSLKSAQVFLNAAYPINDKLEAYAFGGTSYRDGEAAGFYRRPNQSRGYSGLYPNGFLPEIHTTINDVSIAAGLRGLIFESWNFDLSNTFGKNSIDYSIENTVNSSMRENSPTKFDSGGLAFAQNTTNFDVNRKFGNLNVAFGAEYRHENFTINEGVPDSYNLYDITGGIVTGTTPANIKVTDFYNSARPGGAQVFPGFRPANAVDKGRNSYALYTDLEYDVTDKWLLNGALRFENYSDFGNTTNFKVATRYKLTDNINLRGAVSTGFRAPSLHQIYFNSTATQFVGGVPFEVGTFSNDSQPAQLLGIPKLKQEESKSASIGFTAKIPSANLTLTADAYIVQIDDRVVLTDQFSRPGGNPAPGTANANLNALFDTAGATAATFFANAIDTESKGIDVVLSHKTSFGNNVSLKSDLSGTFSNTYRVGNIHASPILEAAGQVNRYYSEASRVYLQEAIPRVKANLTNSLSYKKFDFFLRNVYFGKVTDPNTADVNGDGRVEGAIINGQVVEVEHPTWGAKIITDLSVGFKVTQAAKIVIGANNIFDIYPDENLGTQSVIRPTLVGGAVAYTAAPSTIDLSNANQFVYSRNTSQFGMNGRFLFARLSFSF